In Lentilactobacillus sp. SPB1-3, the sequence CAGCGATTAAAGCAACCTTTATTTGCCTATTTAATCAATAAATCCATTAAAATTTTTAAATTTTGATGAATCATGTTACAATATTGTTTCGAAACAAGGAGGCAACATATAAATGATAAAAGCCATCGTTTTTGACGTTGATGACACTCTTTATAATCAAGAGCCCAGTTTTAACGCAGCTTTTCGCTCCGTTTTCAACGCCGATATCGATAACGAATTGTTAAAGCAGCTTTACATGAACTATCAAAAACAATTCTATCTTGTGCAAGCAAAAGCTTGTCAAGATCAATTGGATCTAACAGATAGTGAAGCTAACTTTCACAGTTTACACCATACTTTCAAGAAATTCGACATCAATGGACTAACAAAAGAAACTGCAGATCAATTTGAAGAAGAATTCTTTAATAATCGTGAGAATATTCAATTAGCTGACGGTTTATCAACCATCTTCAATCAGCTATCAACCAAGTTTAAGTTGGGAATCATCACTAACGGAACTAATAAAGATCAGTTATCAAAAATCATGAAGTTAAAACTTCAGCATTGGATAAGTCGTGATCAGATCATTACTTCAGAAGATGCTCACGCCGCCAAACCCGATCCATTAATTTTTACCATGATGAATCGTAAGTTTGATCTTCGTGGTAGCGAGATGCTATATGTTGGTAGCTCATTTGATGAAGACATAGTACCCGCGAAAAAAGCCGGTTGGCAGACAGTGTGGTATAACCCTTTCAATGGAACGATCAGTGATTCAAGTGCCATTCCAGATCAAACTGTATCAAATATTGAAGAACTAAAAGAACTCCTAACTGAATTAGCAGCTGAAAGAACGGAAAAAGAGCCTGAGATTTAATCTCAAGCTCTTTTTTTGTTAATTATAATTCAACTAATTTGTCGGATTTACCAGACTCAATCAGTGATTTATTGGCATCCATGGCAAAGTAAACCATATTTCTAACAGCCCGCTTAGTGTAAAACGAAATATGTGGTGTCACCAAAACATTTTCACGTTTCATTAGATTCTTTAAACGTTCATCAGGAATGTTTTCAAAACTACCAAAGTCGGTATTGAATATTCCAACTTCATTTTCATAAACATCAATTGCCGCACCGGCAACCTTCTTTGAATCTAAAGCCCGAATCAATGCATCAGTATCAATTAAAGAACCTCTCGCAGGATTTAACACATATACTCCATCCTTCATTTTATTAAAGGTTTCATCATTGAGCATGTGTTCATTGTCCTTAGTGGCAGGTGCGTGTAACGAAATGACATCGGACTTACTAAAAAGTTCATCTAAGGTATCAACGTACATTCCCTTTTTCTCTAATTCAGGACTATGGAACACATCATATGCTATGACCTTAGCGCCAAATCCTTCATAAATTTTGATCACGGCTTTACCAATTCTTCCGGTTGCCACTACCCCAACTGTCATCTGATTTAGTTCATCAGCGATATCAGGTGCCCAAGTCAAATCTCCATTAGCTTGTTTTCGATCAAAAGTATTAGTTCTTCTCAACAAACGCATTAATTGCGTAATAGTTAATTCTGCAATCGCTTCAGGTGAATATGCTGGAACATTGGTAACTTTAATACCATTTCTCTTAGCAGCCTCAGCATCAATATTATCGACTCCGACGTTTCTAAGTGAAAGAAATTTGATACCGAATTCACCTAGTTTATCCAAAACAGATGCTGTGTATGGCTTTTGTTGATAAACCACCGCTCCATCTGCTCCATTTGCCAACTCAACTGTTGAATCATCCAATAATTTATCAGTTGAGACTACCTCAACATCAGGGTTTTCATCGCTCCATTTATCAAGATATGGTTTTTCATCATCTCGAATGCCATATGCAATAATCTTCACAAGATCTACCTCCTTAAGTAGTTAAGATAAGTATAACATTGAAAGCGAATTCAGCATTAGCTATGATTACGAATATAGCTGATTTTTTTCTGCCGATTCATTTTTTTGAAATGATATTCAGCACTCATTGCATCATGTTTGGTGGAAAATTCTTCTGAGTACAAAATTTTAATTGGTTTATGTGCCTTGGTATACTTGGCACCCTTGCCCGACTGATGGACTTCAAACCTGCGAATGACGTCATCAGTATAGCCAGTATAAAGAGTGTCGTCTTCGCAGAGTAATACATACATGTAGAATTTTTTATCGTTTTCCATAGAGCATCATCTCGATTGATTCAGAATAATGATCACCGTCGTGGACAATGACATCATCCAAAATTTTTACGCCGTTGTAGTGACCATCTTTAATTCCCGAAACTAATACCATATTAGCTAACTTTCCTTTGCTAGGTCGAACAAATTGCAATGATTTGGGCTCAATCCGGTGTTCTCGCATTGTAACTAAAATATCTGTTAATCTGTCTGGCCGATGCACCATAAAGAATTTTCCATTCATTTTCAATAAAGCACCAGCTGCTTGAACCACCTGTGACAGATTAGTGGTAATTTCATGCCTCGCAATTGCTAAGTATTCATTGGGATTCTTTTCTGAAGTTTCGTAATTTAAAAAATAAGGTGGATTGACTGTCACTACATCAACGGAGTCTTTCTTAACATAATTAGTCGTATTTTGAAGGTCATCATTAATAACAGTGATTTGGTCTTCCAAATTATTTAGTTTAACACTCCTAGATGCCATGTCAGCCAATCTATCCTGTATTTCAACCTCGTATATTTTTGCATTAGTACGTTCACTAATGAAAAGTCCAACCGCACCATTGCCAGCACAAAGATCAACAATTTTTTTAGTTTTATTTCTGGAAACAGCTGCGAATTCAGCCAGCAAGACGGCATCTAGTGAAAAAGAAAACACCTTGCTACTTTGAATGATGGAGATATTTTTACTATATAATTGATCAATTCTTTCATCATCTTTTAAGTAAGAGTTCATAATATAAAATCCTTTATATGTTATTGTTTATTAGGTTGACCAAGACATGTTGCCAAAACAAATCATTTTACGTAAAATAAGGCTATCGAATAGCAAGAAAGAAGGAAAACAGTTTGTTTTATTCATTTGCTCGCGTGGTAGTTAAAATTATCCTGTTTATAATTAACGGTAATGGTCACTACCTTAACAAAAATCGACTACCTAAGGGTAATTATATATTAGTTGGACCTCATCGAACTTGGTTTGATCCAATTTATTATGCAGTGGCAGCTAGCCCCCAAAAATTTAGTTTTATGGCAAAAAAAGAACTATTTAAAAATCCGATTTTAAGATACATCTTGGTCCATTCAAATGCCTTTCCAGTTAACAGAGAAAATCCTGGACCATCAGCTATCAAGCAGCCTGTTAGAATCTTAAGAAAACAAGATTTATCATTGATCTTATTTCCTTCAGGTACACGGCATTCAAGTGATTTAAAGGGTGGTGCCGCTTTGATTGCCCAATTGGCAAATGTACCTTTAGTTCCCACAGTGTATCAAGGTCCCTTAACTTTCAAACACTTACTTTCTAGAAAAAAAGTGATTGTTTCGTTTGGTGATCCCATCTACGTTGATAGAAAAACTAAGTTAGATGATAATGCACAAAAAGAAATCGAACAACAATTGCAAGAAGCATTTGATAAGCTTGATGAAGAAGTTAATCCAGATTTTAAGTACATTGATGAATCTAAAAAATAAAAAAGCGGGATGAGCAATTACTCATCCCGTTTTTTTATTTTTTAGAATTTTGAGACTTCATCGAATTCATCATTTGGTGAAGTTTCTTTTGGGATGGTTTTTGTCCCATTTGAAGCATCATTTGTCGTAATTGATCTTCACTGAATGGTGGGTTTTCTTTTAAATATCTCTCCATGTATCTACGAGAAATAAAAAATCCGCCAAACAATCCAGCAATTAACGCAATGATTACAATTAAAACCCACAGCCAAGTTGCCAAAGTTTCGGCCTCCTTATTTACGTATCATCAATAATCTTACACAAAAATCGTGCAAATATAAAGATAATTTGGAAGAAAAACGAATTTAATCTTTAAGCTAATCGTCTCGCAGACCTTTTTTACGTTGAATCTTTTTGACTTTATCTGGTGTAACTTCTTTACCATTGTCATCAAAGACCTTCATCATTTCAATTTGTGACCTGAAGTTCTCTTTAAATCTAGCAACGTATTTCTTTCTTAAATCGGCCTGTTCCAACTTCTCAATTTCAGTTAATCCTTCCTCTTTAGCTTTTTTAGCTAATTCATTAATTCTAGGAACGATTTTTTTTAAAACTTCATCGCCAATTTCTTCAACAGCGTGTTTTTTATTTTCTTCTTTAGTCAATTAAATTCCTCCAATAATTAAAAATGGCTCAACATAATACGAACGTGTGTTTGAAAGCCATAGTGGTTTATGTTACGATTAGTGCAACAATAAAGAACGATGAGGTGTCTTCAATGAAAACAACCCAAAGTAAACAAATAGAGATTTTACATTACATATGGGAAAAAGTAAACGAACATGGTTATCCACCTACAGTTCGTGAAATTGGTGAGGCTGTCAATCTTTCCTCTACCTCTACAGTTCACGGCCACATTGCTAGGTTAGAACGAAAAGGTTATCTTGTCAAAGACCCTTCAAAACCCAGAGCTTTGGAAGTCACCCAAGAAGGTATGAATGAGCTTGGGATTAGTCCCACTCAAAAACAGATTCCTATTCTTGGAACAGTAACCGCTGGTGAACCAATTCTTGCAGTCGAAGAAGCTACAGACTATTTCCCACTACCTAGTTCACTAAGTAACAGCGACCAACCGCTGTTTATGCTACAAATTCGTGGTGAAAGTATGATAAACACCGGAATTCTTGATGGAGATTTCGTTATCGTCCAAAAGCAATCTACAGCTGAAAACGGTGATATCGTCATTGCCATGACCGATGAAAACGAAGCAACCTGCAAGCGTTTCTTCAAAGAAAGTGATCACTTCAGATTACAACCAGAAAATGATACTATGGCGCCAATAATCCTGAACCGAGTAAGTATCCTCGGCAAAGTTGTAAGCTTATTTAGAGGCGACATTTACTAATACTAATAAACGGAATGAATTGTTAATTCATTCCGTTTATTTTTTTAGAAATCAATGTTCATCTCTTGATCTCTGTAAATTAATTTATCATCTGAACGACCCTTAAGTACAAATCGAGAAGAATCACCGCTTAAATCGTTAGCAGTGTTCGCAGCATCTATTAGACCTTGTTTGTACATGGCCTCATATTCGGAAATGGTCAGTTGATTTCGATTATTTATAATCTGATCAACGGCATGCTTCAATTTAGAGTTATCAAAATCTTGTAGGATACCAGCAAAAAACTCTCCTTGAGCTCCAGAACCATAACTAAACATACCGATCCTATCACCAGCAGATAAAGTATCTGAATTAGCAATTAATGAAATCAAACTTAAGTATAATGAACCCGTATATAAGTTACCAACACGTGAATTATAAATAATTGATTCGTGAAATTCGTGCCAAATCGATTCCATCGAAGGATCATCTTCACCCGCAACAGAACGCAGTGCCTTAATACCCATCTTAGGATAAGGTACGTGGAAGGTTAACGCGGAGAAATCATTGATTGTTAAATCAAATTTCTGTAAAAACTGTTTAAAAGTCCGATTAAAAAAATCAATATAGACATCATTAGAATAATGGCCATCGACTTTAGCTTCCTTGGTATACCCTGGTCGCCAAAAGTCCATAACATTTTTCGAATAAAAAGTACTTCTACCATCAAATTGAATAATTTTTGGTTGGTTGGAAATCAGCATCACAACTGCCCCGCCACCCTGAGTAACTTCGCCAGAGGTATTTAATCCATAGCGAGCAATATCCGCACCAACAACTATTACTTTGCGGTCAGGATGCAAAGTTATATAGTCAATGGCCATTTGTAATCCAGCAGTAGCTCCATAACAAGCCTGCTTGATCTCAAATGCCCGCGCATTATCTGAAATACCTAATAAAGACTGTAAATACATTGAAGCGGCTTTTGAGTTATCAATCCCAGTTTCGGTTCCAAAAATGATCATATCAATAAGCTGCTTATCCTCATCAGACAAAATGTTCGTTGCTGCGTTGGCGGCCATCGAAACAACATCTTGTGATGGAGGAATGACCGACTGTTGCTTTTGTCCGATTCCAACCAAGAATTTATTAGGATCTTGTTGCCGAGCCTTCGCTAAATCAACCATATCGATATAATAAGGTGCTGTATAGAATCCAACTTTTTCAATTCCCACACTCATACTGAATTCCTCCAAAAATAAAACAAACTATGATTGCGATTTACTATCGCTCATCATAGTTTATCAGCATATGTACCTAATTAGCTTCTATCTAAACTTAATTTGGTATTTTTCTGTACCATTAATTGAATCAATAATCATACCGTCTTCGAATGATCCAGCAAATACAAAGCCCTCATGAAAACCGCCTACTGAAACGAATGTCCATTGGATGGTTAGTGAATTGTTGTTAAGTACCGAACCACCAATTCGAATTCCGGATAATTGTCCAGTGGTTCCGTCTGAAATTTCTACTTCTTGATTACCTAAATTTCCATTTACATATAAAGTTAACATTTAATCTCCTACCAATCGTTTTCTAGTGTAATAATATATCATACGAACTCAATAATTGCCATAATCCCAGGGAAGCCTTAAACTTAAATTATAAAATGATTTGGGAGGGTAATTTATGAAAATCAATATTCATCGCTCATCAAGCAATCGACTTTTAGCCGGTGTAATCGGTGGCATTAGTGAACATTTTAACTGGAATGCCAATCTTGTTCGAATCTTATTTGTATTGTTAGCGATTACCCCAATGTTCCCAGGAATTATTGTTTACTTAATTCTTTGGATCCTAATGGGAGATCCTGAATAAAATATTTCAAAACTTTAACGCCCGTTGTTCTGGGCGTTTTTTAATTGCCATTTTGCCAGAAAATACCATAAGAAGGCCAACAAAAAAAATAATACAAAAAATAGCAGAAACAGTTGCAAGAATAAACTCTCAGGCAACATATTGATGACCGGATCTTTGTCTGGATCAAAAATCCAATCCTCATTCCTAAACAATAGTTCATGAAACCAAATGAATACTTGATTAAAATTTACCATCATCATTGCAACGACCATTATAAAGACGGTCACAACAATTTTGATAGGACTCATAATCAACCATGTCAATTTACTGCGCCACAAGTTGCGCCAACAGATAATCATTACCGGTATCAAAATTAATAACACAACGTTATTAAGCATAATCAAATGCCTTACATCCCTAAAATGCAGCAGCCCTGCAGCTGAACTTCTAAAACATTTGAAATTCAGCTGCGATATAAAAGGATTTTGCAGGTAATCAATTATTCTTAAATATTCTTGATGCATCTGAGAAAAGGAAAGACCAGTGAGTGTTTTAAGGTTTTCAGTGTGCATATTAATATCAAATAGCCAAACTGAATTGACTGTTAAAAATATGGCCAAACTCATAGAAAATAAAATAACACACAGACCACTCAGCCACTGTTTCCTAGAAACACTTTTCATCATTTGAATTGCCACTCATCAAGAGAGTCTATCTGATAAGTTGGCTGAATCTCTTGTTGACTGACTTCTTCTTTAGTAGACAACCCTGAATATACTAGCAAAGTATCGATTTCAGCGTTGATTCCCGCCTTAATATCAGTATTATAGTTATCTCCGACCATGATGACTTCATCTTTTGTTAAACCAATTCTTTGTAATGCACTGTTGATGATCATCGCATTTGGTTTACCGATCATTATCGGTTCTTGTTGCGTGGCATGTTCAACAAATTTAACAACTGTTCCGGCGCCAGGCAACATGCCGCGCTCCTTAGGAATATTTGTATCTGGATTAGTCCCGATAAACTTCGATCCATTACGGATTGCCAAAACCGCTTCAGTCAGCTTTTCGTATGTCAAGTCAGAATCCAGCCCCACCACGACGAATTCGGGGTCGACTTTATTCAACTGAAATCCTTTGGCGAGAATTGACTGATATAATCCCATTTCACCGACGATATAAACAGAACTTGCTCTGGGATCGTTGGTCTGGCTCTCCATATAATCAGCTGTAGCCATTCCAGAAGTATAAACATTTTCTTCACTGACATGAATGTCATGATTATTTTCTAAGTCGGCTACAACATCAACGGGTAACTTGGTCGAGTTATTGGTGACGAATAAAAACGGAATCGATTGCTTCTGCAATGATTCAATGAATCTCTTTGCTGCAGGAATTCTTTTTTTACCCGCGTAAACAGTGCCATCTAAATCGATAAAATAGCCCTTGTACTTAGTCATATCATTCTCCTAAATTAATCTTTGTTTTCTTTAATAACAAACTTATGTTTATTGGACGACTTTTTCTCTTGTGTCACTGTTACATTTTTTCGTTTGTTGATTGGAGCTTTCTTTGCAGTAGTCTTTTGTTTAACGTAACCATTCTTTTGTGAATTTCTTCGACGATTGTTCTTTGAATTGTTGCTTCGCTTTCTTTTAGATCCGTCTTGATGACCTGAATTATTGCGACGAGTAATTGGTCTGGCCTCTAAATTATGAACTACAAAATATTTTGCACCAAAATTGACCAATTCCAATACATAATCAGTAATTTCATTAGCGAAAGGTCCTTGAACGTTTGCTCGATCCACTTCAAAGAAGCCCTTCATCCTTAATTGATCATAACTATAATCACCAACAATATAATCATATTGACTAAATGCTGGATTATATCTTTGTCTGAAATCTTCAAAATCAAACGCATCTAAAAATTGTCTATCGATTTCATATTTATGATCATTAACGGTAAATTCTGTTTCAGATTCGCGAACAATTTTAGCCATTGGAGATTGTTGTTCATTTTTTTCAGCCAATAACTCTGCTAGTGCACTTTTTTCCAAATAATTCACCTCCGTTAATTAATACTTATTTGGGGTCAATGGATAGTTTTTAGCTAAATAGTCGCCAAAAACATCCCGTAAGCTTTCATCATATAAAATTTCATTCTTACCAACAATATCGATGGTTGGGAAAAACGGCACAAACAAGTAGTGATCTGGCATGGCCACTTCGTAGGTCTCAATTGGGGAGACAGGTTCTTCATGAAATAACAACTGACCGTTATCATTGAATCTAAGTCCACCATAGTGAAGTAGTCCAAAATACTTACCTCTAAATCCCATGCCCTTTTGTGGAAATTTAACCAAAAAATTGCGGTTCTTTTCCATTTCTTTCATTAACCGCCAAAGATCATAACCATTGAGTGTCACCTTCATCACATGCATGGCATGGGGCAGCATCTGATGTAATTGATTGCGATCAATAACTCCTGCCGGCAAATTTGTTAAAAACAAACCTGAATTTAAGATGCCAATTTTAGTTTGTGCCTTATCCATTATTGCATGTAATCCTTCATCTACCAAACGCGAGTGACCAATAAGGTTGGTGCCCATTTCAGTTGGAATACGAGCAATTTTATTCTTGGCAAGCAACATCTCACCTTGTTTTTCGTATCCTGAAATTTCTGAGGCATCTTCTGGTAACTCAGGTAAATCAGCTGTCTCGATGACCCTAGCTTTCTTTGAAATAACTCGATGATTCTCAAGCTCAAGTGTGATTTCGCCAATATAATGCCCCCACTTTTCAGCGGCAGCTAAAATCGATTGGTTAACTTTCTCTCCATGAACCAAAAGATGATGGGTATGAGAACCAATAATTACTGTTAAATCAGGAAATTTCCTTGCTAAAATTCTATCCTGATTAATTCCTAAATGACTCAATAAAACAACGATATCATACTTACCCTTATTTTGAGCTAACAATTTTGGAATCACTTTTTCAGGTTCAATGGGTTGCCACCCTAAGATTGGATAAGTTAATGAATATGGAGCTGTCATCCCGAGAATTAATACTCTTGTACCCTGTTCTGTCTTAATAATTTTATCAGGTTTTGCCCATGTTGGATAAACATTATTTTTGGCATTTAAAATATTGCCTAATACCACATCAAAATTGGCGTCCTTATATAATTCATCCAATTGGTCATGCGTATTAGTTAACCCCTCATTGTTACCGATTGTGACTGCATCATAATGAATTTGATTGAGCAATTCGACATTGGCTGTACCATTAGTAACTTCAGTTAATGGATGAGCTCGATCCAAAGCGTCTCCTAAATCAACGGTTATAACGGAAGATCCTTTATATTGATTCAAAATTTGCTGGCGTTCAGAAATCAAATATCGTCTGATTCTTGGCCAATTTTCTAAATGAGAATGTAAATCATTTGTATGCAAAATCGTCAATCGTTCTTTCATACTATGTGTCACTTCCTTTTTGCAAAATCAATTTCCTTTTGTTCAACTATTTTTTCAATTTGAGCTGAAGAAAGTGGTGTTCCAAAAGGAACCTTTTCTCCAAGATAATCCAATTCTGGGCTATCAATACCGACATTAATGTCCTCTTTAATTGGCACAGCATAATGATGGATATGACCGTGCAAATTAATAATTTGTTTAACAATGCCCATCATCATTGGATAGTGCGTTAAATAATATTGCCGATGGTTCATCTTAATTAAAGCACCAACATCGTGAAACTCGAATTTCATGCCATCGCCTACTGAATGATTATAGTGCTCTAAATACTTAAATAAATCTCTGGAATCATGATTCCCCTTGATTAGGACTAGGCGCCCATTAAGCTGATCTAATACTTCAAAAATTTGTTCATATGCAGCTTTAGCTGGCCTAGTATGAAGCATAGCAATGTCTCCAAGGTGATATACAATATCATTTTCACCAACTGTTTTATTCCAATTATCAATGATCGTGTTATTCATCTCTTCGACGTTTGCAAATGGTCTTGGAGCAAAATCACTCATACCTAATAACTGTTCATGAAAAAAGTGTGTATCTGATGTAAAGTATTGCATTTTATCGTCTCCAATGCTGTCTTATACAACAATGATAACACCTGGTTATTGGCCTGTAATCTAAAATGCCAGCGATTTTAAGCGACAAAAAAGGTACTGGAGCAACTAAGACATCTCCAGTACCTTGTATATTTGTCGCATGGTTATGTTAAATTATTAATTCTGTTTTACCCGATCTGAAAATACTTTGAATAAATATAAAGCTAATAGCCAAGCAACTGAACCGATTAAAGCAATTAGTGTCTCAGTTTTAAATAGTAAGATGATGCCTACAAACACCAAAAATGCTAAAACGAAATAATCTGAAATTGGATAAAAAGGCATTTTAAATACGAGTTGATTCTCAGAATTATTTTTCTTAACTGACTTGCGATATTTGAGATGGGCAATTACGATTGCCCCCCAAACAAACAAGAAACAGGTAGTGGCAACACTAGAAATAAAACTGAATACATTTCCAGGCATAAATACACTGACAATTACCACTAAAGCAATGACTAAGGTTGAAAATACGATAGCATTAACTGGTATTTGTCGTTTTGATAGCTTACCAATTATCTTACCAAATTTGGATTTACTTTCGAACGTCAACGAAAATAACATTCTACCAGTCGTAAAAATCGAACTATTACATGCTGATAATGCCGCAGTTAGCACAACAAAATTAATAATCATTGCAGCAGAATTAACACCAATTCCTGAAAATACTTGCACAAATGGACTGCTGGTTGGGGAGATATGCTGCCAAGGGAAAATACTCATAAGTGCTAGTAATGAACCCACATAAAACAGAATAACCCTCATAGGAACTTCGTTGATACTTTTAGGAATAATCACATCTGGATCCTGTGTCTCAGATGCTGTCATCCCGATCATCTCAATACCCGCAAAACTAAACAAAACCATTTGAAATGATAACAAGAAGCCAGAAACATGATGAGGAAACATGCCACCTCGGCTAATATTTCCTATCGATGCATATCCGTACGGAGTCTTGTAATGAATAACTACCAAGACAACTCCAACAATGATTAACGCTATGATAGCCACAACCTTAATCATCGCGAACCAAAATTCAGTTTCACCAAATGCCGCAACTGCAAAAATATTAATCAGAAACAAAACCAATAATATTATCAATCCTGTTAACCAGACTGGCATCTTTGGAAACCAAAATTGAATATATAGACCAGAAGCCGTGACCTCTGCCATCGCGATTGCTACCCAACATGTCCAGTATGTCCAACCAATGACAAAATGGGCCTTGTCACCCATATATTTTTTTATGAAATGAACAAACGAGTTACTATTTACATCTGATACTAATAACTCACCGAGCGCTCGCATTAACAAAAAACAAGCAATACCAGCTATTATGTAAGCAAATATGATTGCTGGTCCTGCTAAATGAATAGATTGGCCAGCACCAAGAAACAATCCGGTACCAATTGTACCGCCCAATGCAATCAACTGAACATGTCGATTCTTCAATCCTCGCGACAACTGTTCATCTTCACCATTAGATTGCAAAAATCCACCTCCGAAATAATTACCTATTTAAAGTTACTATGTTATTGTATCATTTATTTTTAATAAATATCAAAAAAGCCGTGAGTTTACTCACGGCTTTTGATTTATATTATTTACGTAATCTTTCGATGTCTCGAACGATCATTAATTCTTCATCAGTAGGAATTAATAATGTCTTCACAGTTGCATCATCAGTACTAATATCTCTTTCGACACCACGAACATTGTTCTTTTCTGGGTCAACTTTGATACCAAAGTATGATAATTGATCAGTAACTTCTTGTCTTAAAGTGATACTATTTTCACCAATACCTGCAGTAAATACCAAGGCATCGATACCACCCATTTCGGCTACATAACTACCAACGTATCTTACCACGCGATTCATGAACATATCACGTGCAAGATGAGCACGATGATTATCATTTTGTGCTTCTTCGACTTCACGCATATCAGCTGAAACACCAGAAATTCCAATCAAACCTGATTTATTATTTAAGATATCAATCATGTCATCATAATTGGTGATATTTTCTTTATCCATAATGTATTGAAGTAACGAAGGATCTACGTCCCCTGAACGAGTCGCCATGGTAATTCCGGCAACTGGAGAAAAGCCCATTGATGTATCATATGACTTACCATCTTTGATTGCGTCGATAGATGCTCCCGCACCAAGATGCAATACAACAAGTTTTAAGTCTTCAAGAGGTTTGCCAAGCATATCAGCTGCTCTTTGTGAGACATAACGGTAACTTGTACCATGCGCACCATATTTTCTTGCCTTGTGTTTTTCATAATATTCATAAGGCAAGCTGTACATATAGTTAATTTCAGGTAATGTAGTGTGGAATGAAGTATCGAACACAGCCACACTGATAACATCAGGCAAGATTTTCTTAAATGCCTTGATTCCCAAAACATTAGCTGGTTCGTGTAAAGGAGCAAATTCTCTCAATGATTCGATTTCGCCCAAAGTCTTATTATCAATAATTACAGAATCAGTGAAGTACTCACCACCTGCAACTACACGATGACCAACACCGGTAATTTCGTTGAAACTTTCTAAAATTTTTAAACTAATTAATTTATCAAGCAACAATTTAATTGCTTCATCATGGTTTTCAATATCTAATGTATCGGTGTATTTTTGACCATCGCCATACTTGATTTCAACATCTGAACTGCCAAGACCAATTCTTTCAATGGCTCCCAAAGCTAA encodes:
- a CDS encoding HAD family hydrolase, whose amino-acid sequence is MIKAIVFDVDDTLYNQEPSFNAAFRSVFNADIDNELLKQLYMNYQKQFYLVQAKACQDQLDLTDSEANFHSLHHTFKKFDINGLTKETADQFEEEFFNNRENIQLADGLSTIFNQLSTKFKLGIITNGTNKDQLSKIMKLKLQHWISRDQIITSEDAHAAKPDPLIFTMMNRKFDLRGSEMLYVGSSFDEDIVPAKKAGWQTVWYNPFNGTISDSSAIPDQTVSNIEELKELLTELAAERTEKEPEI
- a CDS encoding D-2-hydroxyacid dehydrogenase, giving the protein MKIIAYGIRDDEKPYLDKWSDENPDVEVVSTDKLLDDSTVELANGADGAVVYQQKPYTASVLDKLGEFGIKFLSLRNVGVDNIDAEAAKRNGIKVTNVPAYSPEAIAELTITQLMRLLRRTNTFDRKQANGDLTWAPDIADELNQMTVGVVATGRIGKAVIKIYEGFGAKVIAYDVFHSPELEKKGMYVDTLDELFSKSDVISLHAPATKDNEHMLNDETFNKMKDGVYVLNPARGSLIDTDALIRALDSKKVAGAAIDVYENEVGIFNTDFGSFENIPDERLKNLMKRENVLVTPHISFYTKRAVRNMVYFAMDANKSLIESGKSDKLVEL
- a CDS encoding GIY-YIG nuclease family protein — its product is MENDKKFYMYVLLCEDDTLYTGYTDDVIRRFEVHQSGKGAKYTKAHKPIKILYSEEFSTKHDAMSAEYHFKKMNRQKKISYIRNHS
- a CDS encoding tRNA1(Val) (adenine(37)-N6)-methyltransferase → MNSYLKDDERIDQLYSKNISIIQSSKVFSFSLDAVLLAEFAAVSRNKTKKIVDLCAGNGAVGLFISERTNAKIYEVEIQDRLADMASRSVKLNNLEDQITVINDDLQNTTNYVKKDSVDVVTVNPPYFLNYETSEKNPNEYLAIARHEITTNLSQVVQAAGALLKMNGKFFMVHRPDRLTDILVTMREHRIEPKSLQFVRPSKGKLANMVLVSGIKDGHYNGVKILDDVIVHDGDHYSESIEMMLYGKR
- a CDS encoding lysophospholipid acyltransferase family protein: MFYSFARVVVKIILFIINGNGHYLNKNRLPKGNYILVGPHRTWFDPIYYAVAASPQKFSFMAKKELFKNPILRYILVHSNAFPVNRENPGPSAIKQPVRILRKQDLSLILFPSGTRHSSDLKGGAALIAQLANVPLVPTVYQGPLTFKHLLSRKKVIVSFGDPIYVDRKTKLDDNAQKEIEQQLQEAFDKLDEEVNPDFKYIDESKK
- a CDS encoding YneF family protein → MATWLWVLIVIIALIAGLFGGFFISRRYMERYLKENPPFSEDQLRQMMLQMGQKPSQKKLHQMMNSMKSQNSKK
- a CDS encoding DUF896 domain-containing protein is translated as MGDEVLKKIVPRINELAKKAKEEGLTEIEKLEQADLRKKYVARFKENFRSQIEMMKVFDDNGKEVTPDKVKKIQRKKGLRDD
- the lexA gene encoding transcriptional repressor LexA produces the protein MKTTQSKQIEILHYIWEKVNEHGYPPTVREIGEAVNLSSTSTVHGHIARLERKGYLVKDPSKPRALEVTQEGMNELGISPTQKQIPILGTVTAGEPILAVEEATDYFPLPSSLSNSDQPLFMLQIRGESMINTGILDGDFVIVQKQSTAENGDIVIAMTDENEATCKRFFKESDHFRLQPENDTMAPIILNRVSILGKVVSLFRGDIY
- a CDS encoding hydroxymethylglutaryl-CoA synthase; its protein translation is MSVGIEKVGFYTAPYYIDMVDLAKARQQDPNKFLVGIGQKQQSVIPPSQDVVSMAANAATNILSDEDKQLIDMIIFGTETGIDNSKAASMYLQSLLGISDNARAFEIKQACYGATAGLQMAIDYITLHPDRKVIVVGADIARYGLNTSGEVTQGGGAVVMLISNQPKIIQFDGRSTFYSKNVMDFWRPGYTKEAKVDGHYSNDVYIDFFNRTFKQFLQKFDLTINDFSALTFHVPYPKMGIKALRSVAGEDDPSMESIWHEFHESIIYNSRVGNLYTGSLYLSLISLIANSDTLSAGDRIGMFSYGSGAQGEFFAGILQDFDNSKLKHAVDQIINNRNQLTISEYEAMYKQGLIDAANTANDLSGDSSRFVLKGRSDDKLIYRDQEMNIDF